Genomic DNA from Candidatus Saccharibacteria bacterium:
AGGCCAGCTATAGGTCGAGGATTGTCCTTCTAAAGAGCATTAACAAAAGAAAGGTTCCGGGCGGAAGTTTTTACTTAAAAACGACCATGCGTAACCTAGCAACAACAATATCGGCCGCTGTGGTGATATTGTTCCAGGCGATTGCTCCTGTGGTGCCCAACCTAGTCGCCGCCGCAACTCCGGCTCAACCTGCCGAAGCTGCTGGCACCTCAAACTACACCTTAACACTAAACACCAAAACTCAAACTGCCCTGAACTTGCAACCCAAACACGGCAGCTTTGACAACGATGTCTTAGCTCCCCTAAGGGCTGCTCAAGAGACACGGGCCAAGGCAGATGCCGAGGCTGCTGCCAAAAAGGCCGCTGAAGCTGCTGCCGCAGCTGCCGTTCAGACTGCTGCGGCTAAGGTGGTCGTATCTACTCCCGTAA
This window encodes:
- a CDS encoding transglycosylase family protein, coding for MRNLATTISAAVVILFQAIAPVVPNLVAAATPAQPAEAAGTSNYTLTLNTKTQTALNLQPKHGSFDNDVLAPLRAAQETRAKADAEAAAKKAAEAAAAAAVQTAAAKVVVSTPVNTNFSFSGGSISDAAIQALGMCESGMTANRNSGNGFYGAFQFSTGTWNSMGTGYARADLAPIDVQIQAVQKLLSRSSIYNQFPGCARKLAAQGLI